In one window of Solanum pennellii chromosome 2, SPENNV200 DNA:
- the LOC107011143 gene encoding ELL-associated factor 1, which yields MANINNKDEPSTAPQPDRWYNLSLGSSFKDHQPSSKFCTLRYEFKPASIDKNQPGKLHKTKDNKISVEFQNNQPGKPKVVFDGSSEDYKENDAVLFFDGESFRLERLHRAVKRLRYNRLPGESAAAVAPGPSRSPAPSPIGMPVETRSPPVAKGAKFQSLNKPAVPVPAVRVEVERIEVGDFRSSDSRPKNEKIAEHPSSHANHSTASPDMKYDDLDDQLDILNDDEDDTTAANGGNITVEEFKTGIDINIPHQNDTDDEIADVDVSDDDEDKGRNAAEELRAQVNAEVKENHTSSSSSSSSSDSSGSGSGSGSGSGSDSASSSSDNESSDTVNSI from the exons ATGGCAAACATTAACAACAAAGATGAACCAAGTACAGCGCCACAGCCAGATCGCTGGTACAATTTGAGTTTAGGTTCTTCCTTTAAAGATCACCAACCTTCTTCAAAGTTCTGTACTTTACGAT ATGAATTTAAACCTGCTTCAATTGATAAAAACCAACCTGGAAAACTACATAAGACCAAGGACAATAAGATTTCtgttgaatttcaaaataacCAGCCTGGTAAACCTAAGGTAGTCTTTGATGGAAGTAGCGAGGATTACAAGGAAAATGATGCTGTTCTTTTCTTTGATGGTGAGTCATTCCGGCTGGAGCGGTTACATAGGGCAGTTAAGCGGTTGAGGTATAATCGACTCCCCGGAGAATCCGCTGCGGCAGTAGCACCTGGTCCTTCTCGTTCTCCTGCTCCTTCTCCAATTGGAATGCCTGTGGAGACACGTTCACCACCAGTTGCCAAAGGGGCTAAGTTTCAGTCTCTTAATAAGCCTGCAGTTCCTGTGCCTGCTGTACGA GTTGAGGTGGAAAGGATCGAAGTTGGTGACTTTAGAAGTTCAG ATTCGAGACCCAAAAATGAGAAGATTGCTGAACATCCATCTTCACATGCAAATCATTCAACTGCATCACCAGACATGAAGTATGATGACCTGGATGATCAATTAGATATACTgaatgatgatgaggatgatacTACCGCAGCCAATGGTGGGAATATTACTGTTGAAGAATTCAAAACTGGCATTGATATTAATATCCCACACCAAAATGATACAGATGATGAGATAGCTGATGTGGATGtaagtgatgatgatgaggacAAGGGCCGCAATGCTGCAGAAGAGCTTAGAGCTCAGGTAAATGCAGAGGTAAAAGAGAATCATACTTCGAGTTCTAGCAGTAGTAGCAGCAGTGACAGTAGTGGAAGTGGGAGTGGGAGCGGGAGCGGAAGTGGAAGTGATAGTGCAAGCAGCAGCAGTGACAACGAAAGCAGCGACACAGTCAACTCTATCTGA